The following nucleotide sequence is from Natronosalvus caseinilyticus.
GACCGACGCGTCGAACCGAAGGGACTTCCGAAGAGCTTCTCGCGGGAATCGGCGTTCGACGGCCCCGTCGAGGAGCGCGAGCCGAAACGCGAACTGGTGGAGACGCTCGCGGCGGCCGTCGCCGACCGCGCTCGACGGGAGGGCGCGCTGTACCGGACCGTGGGCGTGAAGGCCGTCCGTCCGCCCTACGAGGTCAACACGCGCGAGCGGTCGTTGCCCGGACCGGTCGACGAACCTGACCTCGTCCGGGAGATCGCCCTGGACCTGTTCGCCGAGTTCGAGTCCGAGCCCGTGCGCAAACTCGGCGTCAGGGTGGCGAACCTCGAGTTCAGCGAGGCCGACCAGACGAGTCTCGATGGCATCAACTGGGAGGATCGAACGGGATCGGAGGAGGCGGACTCGAGTACCGACGGCGGCGATGACGGCGAGAACGACGCACTTGGCGGAGCGGACTCGAGTTCACCCACCGAACGGGTGACCGACGCCGCAGAGCAACTCGACCTCGAAACCGCTCTCGCGTCGGATTCGGGCGATCGGGACGAGACCGAACGGTCTACCGACGAAGACGACGAGGAACGAGCGAACCGCGAAACGTCGGTTCGAGGCTCCGGACAGGTCTCTCTCGACGAGTTCGAGTAGAGGCTGCTGAACGCGGTGAAGACGTCGTCGGCCGAAATACCCATGCCAGTTCGTTCACGATAGCCAGATACGCCGCGGAGACAATCAGCGATATTGAAAGTATAAGTTGTCGCAGGAAAACGGTCTAACAGACCAGTCCCGGGGCTATAGACGACCGATCTTCCATGACCGACGATATCGACTTCTACGACCTTCTCGACATCTCATCTGACGCCTCCCAGGACGACGTAAAGCAGGCGTTTCGCGAACAGGTCCGGGTCTATCATCCGGATCTGAACGACGACGACCGGGCACAGGCGCAGTTTACGGCGCTCAAGAAGGCCTACGACATTCTGGGCGATCCGGTCGAACGCCAGGCCTACGATCGCCTCGGGCACGAAGATTACGTCGCCAAGCGAACGTCGGGACTTCCCTCTCCTGATCTCTGGAAGTCGGCTACGGACGCAGACAAGGATACAAACGCGGACGAAAACGAGAACGAGGGAGACGATTCCTCGAGTTCGAAATCCGATTCAGATTCGGGATCAGAATCGCGGTCGCGGTCGTCGACCACCTCCCGTACCACCAAAGCGACTGCCTCGAGCGCGACGTCGGCAGGCGGGACGACGGACTCGCGAACATCGAGCGAGAGTGCGAGCGCCGGCGCGGGATCGGCCGGTGCGTCCACCTCGAGTACGAGCACTGGCACTGGAACGGGCACTGGAACCGGAACGAGGGCCGGCACCGGGACGAACGCTCGCTCGAACGCAACCGCCTCAAGTGCTAGCGCGGGCGGGACGACGGCCGGCACCGCCGGTACGTCGAGTGCCCGGACCGAGTCGACCCCGCACGCTCACTCTCGCAATCACGCTCACTCGAGGCCGGGTCGACTGACCGACAACGCGCTCGTCCGGTGGTGGCGCGACCAGAACTTCGCCTGGCCGCTCATCTGGACGTCGATCCTCGTGTATCTCGCCGGATTCGTCCACTTCGGACTCGAGCACGAGAACGCGCTCTCGAACCTGGCGCTGGAGTTACGGTCAATCGGCGCCGAGCCGAACGCCCTCTGGACGTCCCTCTCGACCAGTCGGCACGGCATCTCGACCCCGTTCGCGTTCGTCTCGAGCGTCGAGTTGGTTGCCCCGCCCTCGCCCCTCGAACCGATCCAGTGGTACGGCGTCCTGGCCGGAGCCGTCGGCCTCTCGTTGCTCTTCGTGCTCGCCGCACGAATCGCCTGGCGCGAGGAGACCTGGGGGCCGATCTCGCTCGACGAGACCATCGTCGTCGGGGTCGCGCTCACCGCGGCGACGATGGTCGTCGGCGGGCCGCTGCTCGCGGGAAGCGTCCTCATGCCGCTGCTGATCGGCGTCGTCGTACACCGAACCCACCAGCTTCCCGGGTGGTCGCCCTCGTACCTCTACGTTCTGAGCGTCCTGGCGCCGCTCGTCGGGTTCGCCGTCGCCGCCGCCGGGTACGCGACGCTCCCGGCCGATCTGGCGCTGTTCGTCGTCGTTCCGCTGCTCGGTGCGCTGGGGCTTCCGCTCCGCGTGAGCGTTCGAAAACGGTTCGGACGGTAGGTGCCTATTGTGGCTATTGTCGCCGTTGTGGCGGCCGAATCGCGCTCACCCGATCCGCGTCGCTACGCCCTTCGTCTGCCTGTAGTCCGAATCGAGGATCGCCTCGAGTCGCTCGAGCAACTGCTCTCGGTCCCCGGCTTCCCACTCGACCGGGTCGAGAATCGGGACGACCATGAACCCGCGACCGCGGAGCTCCGTCGCGTGGAGGGCGGGCATGTCGAGGTCGATTCGATGGCGCTGGGTCGTGTACTCCTGGAGAACGTGATCGGTTGCCCTGGCGCCGACCGGCAGGAGAACGTGGGCGTTGATCGCGCGCAACTCC
It contains:
- a CDS encoding J domain-containing protein, with the translated sequence MTDDIDFYDLLDISSDASQDDVKQAFREQVRVYHPDLNDDDRAQAQFTALKKAYDILGDPVERQAYDRLGHEDYVAKRTSGLPSPDLWKSATDADKDTNADENENEGDDSSSSKSDSDSGSESRSRSSTTSRTTKATASSATSAGGTTDSRTSSESASAGAGSAGASTSSTSTGTGTGTGTGTRAGTGTNARSNATASSASAGGTTAGTAGTSSARTESTPHAHSRNHAHSRPGRLTDNALVRWWRDQNFAWPLIWTSILVYLAGFVHFGLEHENALSNLALELRSIGAEPNALWTSLSTSRHGISTPFAFVSSVELVAPPSPLEPIQWYGVLAGAVGLSLLFVLAARIAWREETWGPISLDETIVVGVALTAATMVVGGPLLAGSVLMPLLIGVVVHRTHQLPGWSPSYLYVLSVLAPLVGFAVAAAGYATLPADLALFVVVPLLGALGLPLRVSVRKRFGR